From Osmerus eperlanus chromosome 16, fOsmEpe2.1, whole genome shotgun sequence:
GCTTAAActgtgaaacctctggtccctcaatgctaatatataaaagcttccatagcatttctaCAGACAGGCTGCTCCTCCAATCAGTTTAAATTCTatcaaccactcgtcactcactactcaactcttgattggcCAACGGTGCGCGCCacaagctgcaaagttatttatgcatttagaagatagcaaaacatatgcaGGATGTtaagtttaaaaaaatctttttttagggttgagttaaaaaaaaaaaaaaaaaaattatcaatgctttgcagtggcccgatccggccagtgagttgctagtttaactgtcccaacgttactttttactggccccgggccagcGGGCCATCGTTCTTGTCGAGCCCTCCCTCATGCTATTTACTGTAGGTAATTCAGCTGTGTTgttatgtgtgcatgtacaggATCTTCTCAGTGCTCTCTGCCATTCTCTACCTGGGCAACATTACCTACACACTGTCTGAGGAGGGACAGGTGCTAGAGGCAGGCCCTGCCAACGTCCTGTCAACCCTGTCTGACCTGCTCACGGTAAGTCCAGCAGCTCTGTTTAGCACTGTTAGACTCATTTACAAATCTAGATCTGTTTTTCTACATATCTGTCTACGTACGTGCTATTTATAAAGGCATCTCAATGATCTGCTTCTGGGGTCGGTGCAGAGCATTTTCCATTTGTGATTTTTCAAAATAACTGAACCAAGCTGAAGAGGAGAGATTTCTTTGTTTGTTCTGCATTGTAGCGGGGGTGTATCATCGTGTTGAAGTTTGTGCCACGGTATGTTACCCCAGACTTGTTTTCCAAAAGAagcctttttttaaattgtctTCCAGGTCAAAAAGCAGCTGTTGGTGGAGGCTTTGACCAAGAGGAAATCGACCACGGCCAAGGTCACGCTGGTCCTTCCTTACTCACTCAAGGAGGTGGAGATTCCTCACACCTATTGTATttccacatcatcatcatccatcaTTAATTACGTTACCAGCTGATTAGTTCAGTCGCTTACTTCCTGTTCGCTTTTCACGCGAGCAAGTTCTGACCCGTCCCTTGGCCTTTTATCGCTGTCCCCGTAGGCCACCACGGCAAGGGACTCCATGGCCAAGTCCTTGTACAGCGCTCTGTTTGACTGGATTCTCCTCCACATCAACCATGCTCTGCTCAACAAGCGAGACATGGAGGAGTCCGTCTCGGTGAGTCCTCTTCCACAGCCGGGTCAGAGAGTGGACGTGTATGTGAGACGTTTTCCTGTCCAGTGACCCTGGGTACAGGTGTGACAAGAGAACAGGACGCTCACCTTTTTAGGGGCGTGGTGAGGTGACGCACATCTGCTGGTTTGGTTTCAGTGTCTGTCCATCGGAATCCTGGATATATTTGGCTTTGAGGATTTCATGACCAACAGCTTCGAGCAGTTCTGCATCAACTATGCCAACGAGAGGCTTCAGCATTACTTCAACCAGCACATCTTCACACTTGAGCAGGTGctaagccccccctcccctccccccacccacctgacACAACCCTCCTATTTGTCCACAACGAAGAGCTGTTGTTACAATTGGCATTCTCATCAGCACGttcctttacccccccccccccccccccccaggaggagtACTGCAAAGAGGGCATCACCTGGCACAACATAGACTACACTGACAACATGAGCTGCGTTCATCTGATCAGCAAGAAACCTACTGGGCTCTTTCACCTGCTGGATGAAGAGAGCAAGTACGTCTTCATGGTCTTTACTGTCTTCGTTTCCCAGTTCCACTTGTGAACATGTCTCCAGTGTTGGTTATGAATGATCAAATCATTCATATATACTGTAAACAAGGTTGAATATTGTAGTGCATGTTGAATGGAAATATCATGAATGCTTTGGAAATTATTTTGTCCCCTGTCCAGCCTCCCCCAGGGCACAAACGACACCCTGCTGAACAAGTTCAAGCAGCAGCATCAGAACAGCCCATTGTTTGTGCCCACACCTGTGATGGAGCCAGCTTTTGTTATCCATCACTTTGCTGGGAGGGTCAAATACCAGATTAAGGTacaggggagtgaggggggcagCCTTCTCTAGCTGACCTTGTTGACTGTAACAGGCACGTTGAAAGCTCCAATTGGCTGTCTGTGCATGCTTGCTTTGTGAAATGTAATATCCCTTGATATTTGATATGTATAAACCTTTTTTCTTCGAAATGTCTACCCGCTCAACTTtaaacactcctctctctctctctctctcgctgtgtctctctctctcgctgtctctctctctgtgtctctctctctcgctgtctctctctcaggatttCCGGGAGAAGAACACGGACCACATGCGGCCTGACATCGTGTCGCTGTTGCGCAGCAGCGAGCGGGCCTTCGTGCGTCAGCTGATCGGCTCCAACCCCGTCGCCGTGTTCCGCTGGGGCATCCTGCGGGCCACCATACGCATCCTCGCCGCCTTCAACGATGTGGCACGCCAGCGGGCCAGGGAAAGATCCGGTAGCCTTCCTCCCTGGATTAGTATAAAAAAACGAATGTGGTATAGAGTTGTAGGACTTAGTACAAAGGGGTTCGTATTGATGACAGTGTATTGCCTGATGCAGGAGGCCCCGGTCAGTTCACTGGAGGGGTGAGAAGGTTGAGCTCCCGTGTATCCCTGGGGAAACTACGAAAGAAAAGCTCCGGTCTGGAGTTGTTGAGGTAAGATCTACTGCTGCATGTTCATCTCTCCGGGGCACTGATACCGCACTCAACAGTCCCCTTCTCAATACCTATGTGCACTGAAGCGTTCTGCCGTTAGGTCATCACCTGTGCGGACATCAAATTCATTACAAACTAAAACAGACTTGGATAGGCGTTGGCAGTAAAGCAGGTCATGTGTATTGCCAATAACTGTcgtctgtttttttgttgttttttatttgtCCTTGCTTGCCCAGCCCAAACTCCAGCTCTGTGCTCGATTTCTCCTTCGACCGCTCAGACGAGCTTCCTCTTGAGGTGTTTGAGGACGTCTTTGCCAGCTATGAAAAGGGGAAGTAAGTCTCTCAGGCTGGTGCTGGAACACGGCCTCGGTCGTCCAgcgagattgtgtgtgtgtgtgtgtgtttgttggcctCGCTCCTGACTGCCTCTCTAATTCACTTCAGTCCATTATCACCCATTTCTCTGTCCTCCATTTCCACAGGAAAAGCAAGGGCAGCCGCCAAAAGCAGCTCATTCCTAAGGTAAGGTCATGGCAGCTCTCGAAATCAGATGGGCCACATAGATTCCATCCggtttttttccacaaaggttTTTTTTAATGAACCGTTATCCACCAAGCCCTCCAAAGTGATCGTCTCGTTCTGTTGCTGTGTCTGGGAACAGtatctcccactctccccctgtGACGTGGGCTTGTTTTTGTTCTGTGGGGCAGTAATGTGATGTTGCTTCTTCCACAGAACCTAATGGACTCCCAGTCCCTCAAGTACATCATGGGTCTCACCATTCACGACCGCACCACCCaggctctcctccaccctcaccagaAGAAGAAGCCCCCCAGCATCAGTGCCCAGTTTCAGGTCTGTGGTTTGTTGACGGCAGGGAATAGTTGTGGAGCATGCCAGGCTAGGGCTGAAAGGAACACGTGGGGCTGTGTGTTGGGCCGACGTATTCATCTGGATGTGTTCCGTAGGCGTCCCTCAACAAGCTGCTGGAGACGCTGGGAAAAGCGGAGCCTTTCTTCATCCACTGCCTCCGTGCCAACGCTGAGAAGGTAGGGCGCTTTGCTCTACCCTCCGTAGCAAGGAGTCTGACCTTTTTCAAACGCTCATATCTGCGTGGCAGCCGCGGAGCCCCTTTGTGTCGACGAATAAAGATCGCGTCGCATTTGAATTCATTTTCGAGCGtgttgtttgcttgtgtgtgtgtgtgctcagaagGAGATGCACTTTGACGAGAGCCTGGTGCGGAGGCAGCTGAGGTACACCGGCATGCTGGAGACGGTGCGCATGAGGAAGTCTGGCTACGGAGCCAAGTACACTTTCAAGGTAGGTTACTGTGTTACGTCTGGCAAGCAGGCCCCGGGCCCCCCTCGCTACGCCGTTCTGCTCCCTGAAACATAAGCTTCACGCAGATTAATGATCGGGCTAATTGAGTTTGAAAGTGCCCCTGGATTACCGTGACACCGACATGGTTATACACCCGATGACGTTTGTATTGCTGATTAAAATTCAAAGAAAAAAGACCAgtgtacaaaaaaacaaactggAGGAATAATGTGATTTTGTTTTTTCCTGGGTTATGAAGGAGTTCCTGGAGAAGTTTAAAGTATTACTGCCAAAGAAGGCTAGCGCTACCCCCCAGGACATATCCAGCTTTCTTCAGAAGATGGGCTTGGAACAGACCACTTACCAAATCGGAAAGACCAAGGTAAACCTTGCGTagaatatacagttaggtccataaatatttggacattgacacaattttcatcatttaggctctgtataccaccacaatggatttgaaatgaaacaatcaagatgtgctttaagtgcagactttcagctttaatttcagggtatttacatccaaatcaggtgaacggtgtaggaattacaatacattttatatgtggcccccccctttttaagggaccaaaagtaattggacaattggctgctcagctgttccatggccaggtgtatgttattcccttatgggagttcgttatttcattgacaaggagcagataaaaggtctagagttcatttcaagtatggtatttgtgtttggaatctgttgctgtcaactctcaatatgaagtccaaagagctgtcaccatcagtgaagcaagccatcgttaggctgaaaaatcaaaacaaacctatcagagagatagcaaaaacattaggtgtggccaaatcaactgtttggtacattcttaaaaagaaagaacgcactggtgagctcagcaacaccaaaagacccggaagaccacggaaaacaactgtggtggatgacagaagaattctttccctggtgaagaaaaaccccttcacaacagttggccagatcaagaacactctccaggaagtaggcgtatctgtgtcaaagtcaaaaattaagagaagacttcaccagagtaaatacagagggttcaccacaagatgtaaaccattggtgagtctcaaaaacaggaagaccagattagagtttgccaaaaaacatctaaaaaaccctgtacagttctggaacaacatcctatggacagatgagaccaagatcaacttgtaccagaatgatgggaagagaagagtatggagaagggaaggaactgctcatgatccaaagcataccacctcatcagtgaagcatggtggaggtagtgttatggcgtgggcatgtatggctgccaatggaactggttcccttgtatttatcgatgatgtgactgctgaccaaagcagtaggatgaattctgaagtgtttctggcaatattatctgctcagattcagccaaatgcttcagaactcataggacggcgcttcacagtgcagatggacaatgacccgaagcatactgcgaaagcaaccaaagagttttttaaggcaaagaagtggaatgttctgcaatggccaagtcaatcacctgacctaaatccaattgagcatgcatttcacttgctaaagacaaaactgaagggaaaatgccccaagaacaagcaggaactgaagacagttgcagtagaggcctggcagagcatcaccagggacgaaacccagcgtctggtgatgtctatgggttccagacttcaggctgtcattgactgcaaaggatttgcaaccaagtattaaaagtgacaatttgatttatgattatgttagtttgtccaattatttttggtcccttaaaaagggggggggcacatataaaatgtgttgtaattcctacaccgttcacctgatttggatgtaaataccctgaaattaaagctgaaagtctgcacttaaagcacacctTGATtgattcatttcaaatccattgtggtggtatacagagccaaaatgatgaaaattgtgtcaatgtccaaatatttatggacctaactgtatgttgtaATCCCAAAATGTACtattctgtctgttccttctggCTGTTCCTTCTGACTGGTCTGTGCTTGTCTAGGTGTTTCTCAAAGAGCATCAGAAACGCTGGCTCCAGGAAACCCTCAACAAGAAGGTGATGCAGAACATTGTGATTCTGCAGCGCTGGTTCCGGACCTGTCTGATCAGGAAGCACTTCCTGGAGAAGAAGGATGCAGCTATTCTCATACAGGTATCAACGTCGCGGCAGTAGACCCTAACATTTTTTTAACCTTGCTCACACTAGGAAGGTGTTTGGTTCTGTGGTGAAAATCCTAATGGCTGGGTTGGACACTACTTTTGGAAAGTCTAAACAACGTCAGCTAAGATGACATTGAATGAGATCATTGTTGATAGTATTGCGACTGACTTATTAGAACTTAAGGGGGTATACATTACCCAAGCAACAACACCACAGTCAAGGTCACGCCTATGGCAAATCTTTGTCgtgttttgttgattttatgacGATTCATAGCAGTAGCTGGCTGCTGAACTCTCCTCCCTTGCTTCCCTCTCGTCCTAGAACATGTGGCGTGGGTTCTGTGAGGAGAACAGGTGCCAAGCTGCTACTGTGATCCAGGCTGCGTGGCGCACCTCCCTGAAGAGGAAGGAGTACATGCTCAATCGTGAAGCGCACAACGAGGACCTCTCAGAGCGCCAGAGGTACTGTACCACCATGTAGCACCACGGTCATTAGAATATGGATATCCCCCCACTCTTTAGACTGTCGGCTAGGTAGTTTATAAGTAAAGACAAATGCATGCAGAAAAACTTCTCTGAGAAGTACAgaccttttatttttatttttttccatgGGTCTTTCTGTAGTCGTTCTCCAGAGGGGAACAAAGGAACTGGTGATGTGAAGAACCCTGAGGAACCGGAAAGTCCcgtgggtgatggagagaggcctTCCTTGCCCCTGCCTTCCAgccagaggagcctggagagagcGGAGCTGAGGAGGCAGCGAGGCTTGGAGCACAGCCCCAACAGGAGCCAGGAACCAGGCACCATCAACGGCCAGGACGCCGCCAGCAAGGCTCAGCCCGTACAGAGGACTAAAGACGGGGAGCGACAAGAGGGTAGAGggtccccacctcccctcagccgacctctctccctccccctggacAAGACGCCGAGCAGGGACACCAGTCCCTCTAACACAGGCTCCCTCCAGCGCTACACAGGGAAAGAGGACATCAAGGAGAAGGGTGAGAAGTGGAAGGAACGAAGGAGCGATGGAGGGCAGTCGAACAACTCCAGTCCAGAGGCCAATCAGCTGAGGACTCAGCGGACCGACAGTTTGCTGAAGTATGTCAttatccttctcctccacctcaatGCCAACTGTTTTCTTACCTCTCCTCCAAATGTGTCTGAATTGCCTTCGTTTACTGTCCCATGGCTTAATGTAATTTAACGGTGAACTTCTCCCCCTGTTTACTAGGAACAAAGGGAAGTCCATGTCGGTAGACAACTTGACCAATGCCAGCTCCTCTGATTCTGACACTCCCCCTCCTGCATCTGAGGTACTGTGTGTCTCTAACACTCCATGCACCGCAGGTTGGTTAAAACTTCACATCTGCAGATAGGACATAGAGTGAACGTACATTCACAGAACATCCGGTTATTTGACTCAATGGATATTCTTTTATATGACCTGTAAATGTTATCTGCAATCTTGAAAACCCCTAATCGTCAAACAGTGTTGCAGACTACTCATGTGTTGTGTTACACAACCTAAATAGAGCTGTCATGTGACCTTGTTGTGCTGTCATCCTGCAATCGCCCTGTGCCATCAACCCATGTAACGAATGGGGGAGATTGGAAGCAGGTCAGCCACCCCCGACCCCTCCATGTCTCATTGCTTCACCTCACCCCACGCACACTCTAGGCCAGGGTGCGCTGCTACAAACGGACCAAACACAAGCGCCGCTTAGCCCACGCCCGCAGTGGGCTGATAACTGGACTCCATGACTATGGGAGGTCCATGGAGAGCGCGTACTGGAgcttccccctgccccccatcaGCCCCTGTGTGctcaagcaggcagacagcctGACCCACGTAGAGCTCCGGCCCAGCAAACGCTGGGTCCAGGTACTTCCCCTGCCCATCGCCTCTGCCCATCGCCTCTGCCAGGCCAGACTCTGGGACGTCGCCACCCCCGCTGCATGCATGCAGGGCTTTGCTTAGGTATAAGGAGACTCGGACCGCTACTCCTGCCCAGGCATGTGAAGGGTGCTGCTCTGCGCTTGGGCTCCGCAGCATGTGGCCGTGAGAAACAGAGCTGGGACAGTGACCCCGACCTAGCTGTGCTACAAGTCCTGTTAGTGAAGAgctgtgagaggagagatgggtgtgGTTTTCTGCAGGGGAACATGGTTGACAGCTGTTTTGGCAGGGTGGTGTGTTGTTTGGGATTCTTATATGGAGCTTTGGGATTCTAGacatgaaaaatattttctttcttctttttttttttccccccatcaGCAGACATTCCACGTTCTCCACCCATTTGCAATTTGATACGCAGTTTTTTGATATCTTAACCGATGCTGGTTGTTGTGTCTTTTCCAGCCATCTTCAGACATGGATGGGTCTAGGCTCAGCACAAGCTCAAGCAATCGGAATTCTACCATATCCCAGCTGACCACCCCTGAGAAGTAAATCTCCTTTAGCTACTTGACAATATAAGCATCTCTGTCCATCAAATCAGAAGAGAAAAGTCTAAAGTATCTGCTGTTTCAAAGGCCCGGATGATTGGGTGCAGTTGAAATCGATAATGTATTGTATAAAAGGCAGATGTACCCTCTAATTATTTCCCCTGTCTCACTTGCCTGAATAGGAGACAGAACTGGAGTTACTGCTGGACTGTACAAAATGGTAATGGTTAACACTGTGGTGAACACATTTTATCTGCCACAGATCTGGCTTCCTCAGTAAGATCCTGAAATGGCGGACGCCAAGAGACTCCCAGAACCTGGAGGATGGGAAGCTGGCCCTCCAGAAGGCACAGCTGGATAAAGGTTGGCTCTTTCGCACCCCTCCCATTAAATCTCAAATCAATCCAACAGGACCCACAAAAAGTTGCATctttgctgccatctagtggctcATGACAGTGCGAACCCTAAAAGAACACTTGACATGTCACTCGTTAAAGAATGTCCCCTCGAGAACGTGAGTACCCagaaagaaacgtttttcaggCTCTCTGAtcacccccctcatcctcctccgacCCACAGTCACCTCTCCTACCCAGACGCCCTACCGGCTGTCTAGCCAGGGACGGAACCCGTCCATCAGAATCAGCCGGGCCACGCGCGTCTCGGAGGAGTGGAACGCCTCTCTGGACAGGGAGATCAGAGACGTCAACGAGCTTCGCCACCTGGACGAGTTCCTGGGCAACCAGGTGAGCACATTTCTCTTGATTGGAGGATTCCGATCAGTCCACTGTCCAACGTGTCAGTATTAGGTTCAAGAATCCTGTGAGAAACCGACAGTTCTTCACTGAAATAATTCAGTGTAGTTGAGAGCAGGAGTCATGTTGACTTTTATCTTGCACTTGCTgacaacattactgtgactggatTGTGTTCATGCACTTTAAAAAGAAGAATAATATCACTTTACTAATCACCCTTTTGGACActctttttaatccattatgACCTAGGCTCTAGATTGTCGCTGAAAAATATTTGACTGTTTACTATATTCACAACTGGATCCCTCAAAGTGTAGTGACTGCATGTTCCTTAGCGACACTAAGTGGGCGTCGGCCGTCTCTGCCCCCAGGTGAACGAGCTGCGCGGCAGGATCAAGGAGCTGTCTGACACGGAGAACATCTTCCTGGTGTCCACCATGCAGTTTAGAGAAACCATCAAGAGCATGTACTCTGTCTCTGTGAGTGTCCTTTCAGTACCTGAGACTGCTGAACACATCCTGTCTGCCCGGTTTTGTCCCTAGAACCCTACACTTTTACACTCTCTTAATTTACGTTAAGCGTTGATATTGTTCCAGTCTTAACGAGTTGACAGTTGCTCTTGTCCAGATGGCTaactcccatctcctctcccctggctaGCAGAAGCCACACATGGGCTATAAGGGGCTGATGATGGGCTATAAAAACAAAGTAACCAGCCTGGCAGGACCCAAGCAGATGAACGAGGTCCAGCTGGTGGTCAACCTGTTCCAGTCTGTACTGGATGGCTTCATCCGCGGGGAAATAAAGAGGAAGGGGGCTGTCGAGCCTGTTAAGGTATGGTTGCGTGTTTAAATATTTGGAAGTCttcgattttttttcttcttcacttaacccgttaaccctcgtgctgccttcgggtcacatgacccaaaggttcataacgaaccatcgttgtgtttacccaattttacccaatacaaaaacaaattaaaataattttcttttaaccttcgcaatgtggggggtctgagacagcccaacggttaaaagaaaatgcttcactttgtttttgtatgcggtaaagttgtcgcaatacgacggtgggtcacaatgactgatgggtcagaacgacccgaagataacacaagggttaaggagtagcgtcacacatatgtgattctgaacattccaaccgactattttccgatagacaaaaactatatgacaaacgctatagtatggcttcaaaatttacaattaggaggctaacaagtaacactagcaggtagtagcattgctacgagtattatgctaggttgctaggtaacggaagctaactaaaactagctagcttccgttttggaaaaataactcactcctgaTGTCTGATGATTGAAGCCACTGTCTTTCTTGATCTCTAATGAACTTTCAGaccaaaaaaaagacaaagaagaggaggaaaaacgACATGTGTGTAAGTCAAGCTGGTTTCCTTCCACCAATCAGGTTTAACCTGAGAGTTGGCCTTCACATGCAGCTTTTTGGGGAACGTCCATATTCTAGCAGCCCTAGTTGTAATGTGGAATTGTCCttctacagacagacagtcctCTGGATCACATGTTCAGCACCTACCAAGTCAACATCATGCAGTCCTGTGACCTGTGTGGCTCTTACATCTGGGGCATGGAGAAGGCCTGCATGTGCAGCGGTGAGCGTCTTGTACACATGGAAACACGTCAACGGCATGCATTCATATAGCAGGAGCTTTTGTTTCGCAGCACGACGTAGGCTCAGGAAAACTGGAGCCGGGTTTCAAACGGCCCCTTTCACgtgttcttcttctcctctgctcttgtgTTAAGCATGCAAACTAGTGTGCCACAAGAAGTGCCTCGCCAAAATCATCACCGATTGCTCCACGCGCTGCACGAAGAAGGTAGGCTCGGACcgtccctgaacacacaccctaCAGGCCTAACCGTACGAAGGATCCGAGTCAACTAGTTGCGTCAATGATTACGTGATGCTAGCTATGTTTGGCCAGCTACGTTAACAATGATAATATGTTGTTACGTCATATAATACGTGAATATTTCTTTCTCGTCGGTCTGTTGCAGAACGATGGCAGCCACGGCTCGCTTCACTTCGGGGTGCCGGTGTACGCCCTGACCAGCAAGTCCAACCCGGTGCCCATGGTGGTGGAGATGATGCTGGAGCACGTGGAGATGAACGGGCTGTACACCGAGGGCATCTACCGCAAGTCAGGCTCCACCTGTCGGGCCAGGGAACTCTACCAGCTACTGGAGACGGGTACGGAGGGCTGCTGGAGAATGTTCCGGCTGTTTGGTTCAATTAAATTCCTTTAATGAGAGAGCACTATTCCCGACTTTATGCGTAATCATCTTTGGTACGCTCATCATTTAAAGGTGATGTTTTTCTTCCCTTCTTTGTCTTAAGATCCTAAGGGGGCGTGTCTGGATAACTATCCAATCCACACCATCACGGGGCTGGTGAAACGCTGGCTCCGAGAGCTGCCTGACCCCCTCATGACCTTCACCCTTTACGGTGACTTCCTGCACGCTGTGGGTGAGTCCTGTGTTTATGTCCTAAATGTCTGGAAGAGATGCCCATGACATCAGCTGTCCGGATGGCTCTTGTTCGCAGTCAGGCTGCTCAAATACAGGAAATCATGTTATGGAAATATACGAACAATTTTATGTGCAGAGTTGCCTGAGAAATCAGAACGCATAAGAGCCGTGTACAAAAAGCTGGACGAACTTCCCTCAGCTAACTTCAACACTCTGGAAAGACTCATCTTTCATCTTGTCAGGTAGGGAGTCTTGTGTTACATACACTATATGGCCAAAAGGATGTGGACAGCTGACCATCGCACCTATATGAGCTTGTTGGACATCCCATTGTTCCAAATCATCTCACAGGTGTTtaattgggttgaggtcaggactttGTGCaggcctctcctccacaccaatCTCATCTAAGCATGTCTTTATGGACCCCGCATTCAGCACAGGGG
This genomic window contains:
- the myo9b gene encoding unconventional myosin-IXb isoform X5 codes for the protein MSVTLPEGAADQDGQAFMLQIYPRLSQEDIASCCTLQVSAVVTAARVIQNAGATLGLDMSRPYSLLEVQREGGETRALEPRELPVERVLLWPPRFQKQHPQSQGYFFILQKGDDTNQRRAYQVQQTDQALQGEDTNDLCNLSVLTEDSILGSLRQRFYKRQIYTYASGILIAINPFKFLPIYNPKYVKMYENQPLGRLRPHVFAVADVAFHAMLKKQVNQCVVISGESGSGKTQSTNFLIHCLTALSQKGFSSGAERTILGAGPVLEAFGNAKTAQNNNSSRFGKFIQVNYLESGVVRGAVIEKYLLEKCRLVFRDKSERNYHVFYYLLVGAAKEEQKELRLLQPKDYLYLNQENFDLEDEEDFRHEYKRLHQAMEMVGFLPATKTQIFSVLSAILYLGNITYTLSEEGQVLEAGPANVLSTLSDLLTVKKQLLVEALTKRKSTTAKVTLVLPYSLKEATTARDSMAKSLYSALFDWILLHINHALLNKRDMEESVSCLSIGILDIFGFEDFMTNSFEQFCINYANERLQHYFNQHIFTLEQEEYCKEGITWHNIDYTDNMSCVHLISKKPTGLFHLLDEESNLPQGTNDTLLNKFKQQHQNSPLFVPTPVMEPAFVIHHFAGRVKYQIKDFREKNTDHMRPDIVSLLRSSERAFVRQLIGSNPVAVFRWGILRATIRILAAFNDVARQRARERSGGPGQFTGGVRRLSSRVSLGKLRKKSSGLELLSPNSSSVLDFSFDRSDELPLEVFEDVFASYEKGKKSKGSRQKQLIPKNLMDSQSLKYIMGLTIHDRTTQALLHPHQKKKPPSISAQFQASLNKLLETLGKAEPFFIHCLRANAEKKEMHFDESLVRRQLRYTGMLETVRMRKSGYGAKYTFKEFLEKFKVLLPKKASATPQDISSFLQKMGLEQTTYQIGKTKVFLKEHQKRWLQETLNKKVMQNIVILQRWFRTCLIRKHFLEKKDAAILIQNMWRGFCEENRCQAATVIQAAWRTSLKRKEYMLNREAHNEDLSERQSRSPEGNKGTGDVKNPEEPESPVGDGERPSLPLPSSQRSLERAELRRQRGLEHSPNRSQEPGTINGQDAASKAQPVQRTKDGERQEGRGSPPPLSRPLSLPLDKTPSRDTSPSNTGSLQRYTGKEDIKEKGEKWKERRSDGGQSNNSSPEANQLRTQRTDSLLKNKGKSMSVDNLTNASSSDSDTPPPASEARVRCYKRTKHKRRLAHARSGLITGLHDYGRSMESAYWSFPLPPISPCVLKQADSLTHVELRPSKRWVQPSSDMDGSRLSTSSSNRNSTISQLTTPEKSGFLSKILKWRTPRDSQNLEDGKLALQKAQLDKVTSPTQTPYRLSSQGRNPSIRISRATRVSEEWNASLDREIRDVNELRHLDEFLGNQVNELRGRIKELSDTENIFLVSTMQFRETIKSMYSVSQKPHMGYKGLMMGYKNKVTSLAGPKQMNEVQLVVNLFQSVLDGFIRGEIKRKGAVEPVKTKKKTKKRRKNDMCTDSPLDHMFSTYQVNIMQSCDLCGSYIWGMEKACMCSACKLVCHKKCLAKIITDCSTRCTKKNDGSHGSLHFGVPVYALTSKSNPVPMVVEMMLEHVEMNGLYTEGIYRKSGSTCRARELYQLLETDPKGACLDNYPIHTITGLVKRWLRELPDPLMTFTLYGDFLHAVELPEKSERIRAVYKKLDELPSANFNTLERLIFHLVRVAKEEANNRMSANSLAIVFAPCILRSPDASDPFLGMKDVSKTTLCVEVMILEQLRRYNEKMQEIQELEYVENLAVNQLRLKRQNTIQEKPSSELSLPHVDSETSLIERIRSIKQEKDELVWRLPELEQENYDDNLDYESSRSSESLADDLLLGLVMEGQ